AGGGCGCGCATCCGACCGCGCCGACGTCGGAGCCGTTGGCGGCGTGGGCCGGCAGGCTCGTCGCTGACCTTGCGCGGTGCGCCATTCCAGCCGACCCGACCGTCGACGGCGACTACCGGTCGCACTCCCAGGAAGAGTGGGAGGAGTGGTTCGCTCAGGCCGAACGCCTCGAGGTCCTCAGTGCCGAGCATGTCCGCACCCTCAGGCTGGCGGTGGAGCAGACCGAGGCAATGGTCGAAGACCAGCAGGAGTTGTGGCGATCCAAGTTGGTCATGCATCGCGACATCCGGCACCAGAACATTCTGACCGGCTCCGGTGGACCGGTCCTGTTGGACTTCGATGCCGCCGGGGCACAGGACCCGTGGTGGGAGCTGGTCTTCACCGCTTTCCATCTCGCCGGCTTCGACCGCGGCCGGGGAGTGCCTGAGCGCCGTGTCGTCGAAGCGTGCCTCTCCGGTTATGTCGCAGCGGGAGGGGCAGTCGGGGCGGTCGATGAGTCTGCGTTCACCGGCATGTTCGCCGGACGCGTGGGAGCGGCGGCTTGGCAGCTGTGGATGGCCTGTGGCCACCGGGGCGGAAGTCCGGAGTACCAGGCCGGCTTCGCTCAGACACTCAGGGAGTCGGTGACGGCGATGGCCATGATGCGCAAGTCCATGCCGACCTGGACCACTTGGCTCAACCCGTGAGCGCGGGAGGCCCGACGAACAGGATGCCCTGCAAACACTTCCCGTCGTCCAACGGCACCGGACCATGCGCCCCCAAGGGGATACTCAGGCAGCAGCACCGCGATCCCGCCCCCGCCGCCCGTCCCCGACGGGGCGGCCGTCGGCTTCTGCCCGGGCGTGGGCGGTGAACGGCGGCATGCGGATGGACCAGTTCTGCGAGCGGGAGCTGTTCCGAGCGATCACCGACAACAGCGCCGAAGGCAGCAGCTGATCACCGGCACTGCGCCGACGTCACGACGCACTCGGGCAACCATATGCGAGGAAGGACTGCGGTCTTCGCCATCGCGCCCCCTCAACGTCAGGTTGGAAAAGGCTCAATAGCTTCCTGGGCCCGGTCCTCGAGATGGGCCTCTGGAAGTGCGCTGCACTTCACTTCATTGATCACGGCTCGTGCGCTCCCAGGAGCGAGTGGGGCGACCTTCCTCATCCCATTCGTGTTCAGCAGCAGGAGCTTTTCCGTCCTCGCTGTTGACCATGCGCTTGGCCAGGACTCCGTTTGGGTGCCAACGCTTGAACTCTCCTGACATGAATCCCATGTGCATCATGCCCTCGGCCCGGAGTCTGCCGTCCCTGTACCACTCACGGTAAGGGCCGTCCTTGAGTCCGTCCGTGTAAGTTACAAGGCTCACTGGACGCCCAGCCAAGCGCTCCACGACCTCCCCTGTATAGGGCTGCCCGGCATAGAGCAACCGGTGATCGAAGCCGATGTCGACCTCGTCGTCGTCGATGTCAATACGTCGCATGTCCACAACCACAGGAGCTTGTTCTCAGCATGGGGAGGGACGCCGATAAAGCGCCCGAAGGAGCTCGGCACCTCTTGGGGCTGGTTGACGCAATTCGCCCAGGAAGGTGCTGCCTTCGGCGGCACTGGGATCTCCCAGTCGAAGTACCCTCTTGACCAGGCGCCCGCCCGCAAGGAGGCCCCAGCCGGCCGGGGAAACCAGCGCCGGCCGACAGCGGATCGGGGATCCACACGCTCAGGTCGCTGACTGCAGCTTGTCGTACCCCACGAAGGTGAAGAGCCGCGTGCCGATCTGGAGGGGCTGGGTCCGGCCGGTGAAACGGTGCACTCCCACGGCCTGGATCACGTCCGGGGCAGTGAGCCACTCGCGCTCGAAGCCGCGCTCTTCGAACCAGTCGCAGATCAACGGCACACGGTCGGGCGTCTTGCGGTTCCTTGTCCAGATGACCCGGCCTCCTGCCTTGCACAACTGCGTGCACGCGTTGATGGTGCGCTCAATATCCCTGTCCACAATGTTGCCGAAGACCCCACAGATCAGCACCACGTCTGCCGGCACCATGCCGTCGTAGTGATCGAGCAGTGCGGCATCGGCAGCGATGGCCTCGATACGGTGCAGCTCGGCAGATCTGGCTGCCTCGGCCGCCACGTCCACGTTTCGCGGGTCGAGCTCCACCAGACGCGCACGCACGTCCTGACCACGCGGGTGACTGGGCAGCACTCCCAGCAAGTCGCGGCCCTGACCCGCACAAAGACTCACCACCTGCAAGGGGCCGGGAGGACAGTCCTCCAGCGCGAGACGAATGCGCTCCTGCACGGTGACCAGCCGGCG
This genomic stretch from Streptomyces sp. Go-475 harbors:
- a CDS encoding phosphotransferase, whose protein sequence is MNLALAAERLGLGQMLEAPLLLKDDEQSPVWKAVTDSGSWVVKIAQPWGDFWLPMAAQAGALEAAAWEVGVPMPEPQSTTLHEAGLWRPVGDGFYARAVRFVEGAHPTAPTSEPLAAWAGRLVADLARCAIPADPTVDGDYRSHSQEEWEEWFAQAERLEVLSAEHVRTLRLAVEQTEAMVEDQQELWRSKLVMHRDIRHQNILTGSGGPVLLDFDAAGAQDPWWELVFTAFHLAGFDRGRGVPERRVVEACLSGYVAAGGAVGAVDESAFTGMFAGRVGAAAWQLWMACGHRGGSPEYQAGFAQTLRESVTAMAMMRKSMPTWTTWLNP
- a CDS encoding class I SAM-dependent methyltransferase produces the protein MDWHKWQDRYDTADSPLARRLVTVQERIRLALEDCPPGPLQVVSLCAGQGRDLLGVLPSHPRGQDVRARLVELDPRNVDVAAEAARSAELHRIEAIAADAALLDHYDGMVPADVVLICGVFGNIVDRDIERTINACTQLCKAGGRVIWTRNRKTPDRVPLICDWFEERGFEREWLTAPDVIQAVGVHRFTGRTQPLQIGTRLFTFVGYDKLQSAT